GAACATTTTGCTACTCTATAATAATGCAGCCAAGGCATCGATGGGGGAGAAAGAATGGTACTTCTTCAGCTTGAGAGACCGAAAATACCCAACTGGGCTTCGAACGAACCGAGCTACTGAAGCAGGGTATTGGAAAACAACAGGCAAAGACAAGGAAATCTTCCGGGCAGGTGGCGTTCTCGTTGGGATGAAGAAAACCCTAGTTTTCTACAAGGGAAGAGCCCCCAAGGGTGAGAAAAGTAACTGGGTCATGCATGAGTATAGGCTTGAAAACAAACACCCTTTCAAAGCCTCAAAGGTATGTATAACTTGATTCATTGAAGGCATTTCTAATGATATAATAATCTACTTTGTTTTTAATCCTTGAATAATTTGTACAGGAGGAATGGGTGGTGTGTAGGGTATTCCAAAAGAGTGCAGCAGTGAAGAAACCGCAGCCAAGTTCATCCTCACAACCCTCGCTTGGATCTCCATGTGATGCAAATTCAATTGTGAATGAGTTTGGAGACGTTGAGCTACCAAACTTGAACATCAATGCCAACCCATCGTGTGGGTTCAACGACATTGCAACACCTAGTTACAGTAATAATGTTAACCATGGCCATATGAACGCCATGAACTTAAACCTGGATTTCGGAGCAGCTAGCCTTCCATCGTCGCTTTCATGGCCTTCTAGCATTTTAAGCCCTAATCTTTCCATGAATTCCTTTCTCTTTAAGGCGTTGCAGCTTAGGAATTATCAACCAAGAGATGTTTCAGGTATGGATTATTCGATTCTTTCGTCGACACAAGGGATTAATATTCCTCCATTTGGAACAGATCTAGCTTCTAATTTCCAAGGCGCGGCGGCTTCTTCTTCTAAGGTCGTAGTTCCTATGCCTCAACAACAACAACAGGAGCAACCATTCAATATGGACTCCATGTGGTGAAAGTTATAATCTAAAGTGTGAAAAAACTAACACATTTACACTTGTTTTCCGTCTCAAAATCTCAATATTCTATGTGATATGAAAGGGTTGATTAAGATGAAAACAATCTCAATGCTGTAATGAGCATGCAGTTGCCGAGTATCGATCTTAATTACTATGTTTATGTACGTAGGTAAATGTGGGGGAAAGAAATACCCTAGTGATCTCCTGTTCTATATGTTATCTTTTCTAGAAGTAGAATGCTCCTCATAGCTAGGTTGCTAGTATACCTTTTCCATCGGAAAGTACTGATCAATGTCCtgtccataaattccaatttctaTAATAAGAAATCTTGCTCTCTTTCGGTCTAGCAACTTAACATTACATTATTTCATGCTCTCTCTCTCTGTCTGTCTCtctctacatatatatatataattgatggcACCTGTTGCGTAGTGGTCAGTATCACCATCACACAAATGGGTATTGTCTGCTTCGGTTACCCACTTTTAAAACGGCTAAGGTTCTTCATGGTTTAATCACTTGCTAGATCAAATAGTCTATGTTGATAACGGCCTTAGGTTCAAAACAAGGAAAAGTTACACCTTAGCTTTCTTTAAGACAGGTGACAAAATCTCTAGGATTACTCATGGCATCCAAACAGGATAATACTGATTTATGTGATGATATCAGGCAGTaggttaaattaatatataatatgtaatgttataaaatttgtgaaaaattataaaaaccttTTAGCAAATTTTGTGCGTGCTGAAACTTTTGTTCTTAATGTCTTACTACTAAATTTCTGTAATCATCCAGTTTTATGATGTACttgacttttattttttttcatagaaAAGCTTCATATAAGGTGAATACAATATTGAACAACAGCCAAATCAAAAAACTATTCTCCCCTTTGCTCATATTCGTGGGGTAAAAGATCTTAGATTAGGAAGAATATTACCAAACCATTATCTCCATGGAATATTAGTCATTCTAGGGTGTTGAGGCAAGTTTTAAAATCAATGACATGAGCAGTTATAAGTGCTCTTGGCACTGCTCAAGTGTCCAAACTTGCCTAATTTGTGTGCATGTTTTATTAAAGTGTTATGgtgatttgtttgtattttttgaGAATTTCGTGTATCTAATCTTGTGATTATAATTAGAGAAGAAGTTGAATGAAGCACAATTACTTTCAAAGAATTCTAATGTGATCTACTTATTTTATATACCATGTTATGCATTCCAAGAATATACGGGTtaactttgtaaatatatatatatcacaatctTTTGTATCCTTATATAAAGGGTAATTGATATGATGATTACTTAATGAAGTTGGATTCTAGCTCCATATATGAAGTCTTGTTGAAAGAGATTGTTGAGGTAATTATGTGAGTAATGCCTACTACAGTTGGCACTGTGCAAGTCATATAAATTACCTTATTTAGACTTGACAAATCCTTTGAACCCAAAGAGTTGGACCATGACTTAGATGATATTATGATCATGTGCTTATCGATCTTATGAAGCAACAATGGACCGAATTAAATTACGCAATCAGATTCCTTGATTTAAAGAGATTATTAAGGATAACTTGGAAATATATCTTGTGGATCCATGACTTATCCTTGAGTTCAAGAAGATATTATCATTGCTAATTGTGTTGAGGATAACTTGGAAACATATGTGTGATAGGACTTAAATCACTATTAGCATGAGGTTAAGAGATAGTAGATTATTTCTTTGGGAACTGGCTCACAAACATAGAGAAATCAAACTACATAAATAATTACAttgtgttcatctttgttctttcGCAATGACAAAAGCAATAGGCACTGCTTGTAGCAC
This window of the Gossypium hirsutum isolate 1008001.06 chromosome A09, Gossypium_hirsutum_v2.1, whole genome shotgun sequence genome carries:
- the LOC107888762 gene encoding NAC domain-containing protein 100, with product MENLPPGFRFHPTDEELITYYLSHKVSDITFTSKAIVDVDLNKCEPWDLPAKASMGEKEWYFFSLRDRKYPTGLRTNRATEAGYWKTTGKDKEIFRAGGVLVGMKKTLVFYKGRAPKGEKSNWVMHEYRLENKHPFKASKEEWVVCRVFQKSAAVKKPQPSSSSQPSLGSPCDANSIVNEFGDVELPNLNINANPSCGFNDIATPSYSNNVNHGHMNAMNLNLDFGAASLPSSLSWPSSILSPNLSMNSFLFKALQLRNYQPRDVSGMDYSILSSTQGINIPPFGTDLASNFQGAAASSSKVVVPMPQQQQQEQPFNMDSMW